One segment of Panicum virgatum strain AP13 chromosome 3K, P.virgatum_v5, whole genome shotgun sequence DNA contains the following:
- the LOC120696809 gene encoding 60S ribosomal protein L3-like → MKKYASVVRVIAHTQIRKMKGLKQKKAHLMEIQVNGGTIADKVDYGYKFFEKEVPVDAVFQKDEMIDIIGVTKGKGYEGVVTRWGVTRLPRKTHRGLRKVACIGAWHPARVSYTVARAGQNGYHHRTEINKKVYKIGKAGQESHDASTEFDRTEKDITPMGGFPHYGIVKGDYLMIKGGCVGPKKRVVTLRQSLLKQTSRVALEQINLKFVDTSSKFGHGRFQTTDVKQKFYGKLKT, encoded by the exons ATGAAGAAGTATGCTTCAGTTGTCCGTGTTATCGCCCACACTCAG ATTAGAAAGATGAAGGGTTTGAAGCAGAAGAAGGCCCATCTCATGGAGATCCAGGTTAACGGTGGCACCATTGCAGACAAGGTTGACTATGGCTACAAGTTTTTTGAGAAGGAGGTGCCGGTGGATGCCGTCTTTCAGAAGGATGAAATGATTGACATCATTGGCGTCACCAAGGGTAAGGGGTACGAAGGTGTGGTCACCCGTTGGGGTGTCACCCGTCTTCCCCGCAAAACCCACAGGGGTCTCCGCAAGGTGGCCTGTATCGGTGCTTGGCATCCTGCTAGGGTGTCGTACACCGTTGCCCGTGCTGGTCAGAATGGATACCACCACCGGACTGAGATAAACAAGAAGGTTTacaagatcggcaaggctggaCAGGAAAGCCACGACGCCTCAACAGAATTTGATAG GACTGAGAAGGACATCACTCCAATGGGTGGCTTCCCCCACTATGGTATTGTCAAGGGTGACTACCTGATGATCAAGGGGGGCTGCGTTGGCCCCAAGAAGAGGGTGGTGACACTCCGGCAGTCCCTGCTGAAGCAAACCTCACGGGTGGCGCTGGAGCAGATCAACCTCAAGTTCGTCGATACCTCGTCCAAGTTCGGGCATGGGCGCTTCCAGACCACTGACGTGAAGCAGAAGTTCTATGGCAAGCTCAAGACCTGA
- the LOC120696811 gene encoding 60S ribosomal protein L13a-4-like: MVSGSGVCAKRIVVDARHHMLGRLSSIIAKELLNGQKVVVVRCEEICMSGGLVRQKMKYLRFLRKRMNTKPSHGPIHFRAPAKILWRTIRGMIPHKTKRGEAALARLKTYEGVPPPYDRTKRMVIPDALKVLRLQPGHKYCLLGELSKEVGWSYHDTIRELEEKRKEKAKVAYERRKQLAKLRVKAEKAAEEKLGSQLEILAPIKY; encoded by the exons ATGGTGTCCGGCTCCGGCGTGTGCGCCAAGCGCATCGTGGTGGACGCCCGCCACCACATGCTCGGCCGCCTCTCCTCGATCATCGCCAAGGAGCTGCTCAACGGCCAGAAGGTCGTGGTGGTCCGCTGCGAGGAGATCTGCATGTCCGGCGGCCTCGTCCGCCAGAAGATGAAGTACCTCCGCTTCCTCCGCAAGAGGATGAACACCAAGCCGTCCCACGGGCCCATCCACTTCCGCGCCCCCGCCAAGATCCTGTGGCGCACCATCCGCGG TATGATTCCGCACAAGACCAAGAGGGGAGAGGCTGCTCTCGCGAGGCTCAAGACGTACGAGGGCGTCCCGCCGCCGTACGACAGGACCAAGCGCATGGTCATCCCTGACGCGCTCAA GGTTCTGAGGTTGCAGCCTGGGCACAAGTATTGCCTCCTCGGCGAGCTCTCCAAAGAGGTCGGATGGAGCTACCACGACACCATCAGG GAGCTCgaggagaagaggaaggagaaggccaAGGTTGCCTATGAGAGGAGGAAGCAACTGGCTAAGCTCCGTGTCAAGGCTGAGAAGGCTGCTGAGGAGAAGCTGGGATCTCAGCTGGAGATTCTTGCCCCAATCAAGTACTGA